One window of the Klebsiella oxytoca genome contains the following:
- a CDS encoding YlaC family protein has protein sequence MTEIQLLLKNTIDELNVKEKRDNRPRFSISFIRNHPWLFVAMYAAFLATLIVMLRSETLADSVWLLIVLFVLLNGFFFFDVYPRYRYEDIDVLDFRVCYNGEWYNTRFVPGQLLERILQSPRVGSEQKAQLQKMIDTKGELSFYDVFSLTRAGTAQ, from the coding sequence ATGACAGAAATACAGCTGCTGCTAAAGAACACCATTGATGAGCTTAATGTAAAAGAGAAACGTGATAACCGCCCTCGCTTTAGCATTAGCTTTATCCGCAACCATCCATGGCTCTTTGTCGCCATGTATGCCGCTTTTCTGGCAACGCTCATTGTCATGTTACGTTCAGAAACGCTGGCGGATTCTGTCTGGCTATTAATTGTGTTATTTGTTCTGCTAAACGGTTTCTTCTTCTTCGATGTGTATCCGCGCTATCGTTATGAAGACATTGATGTACTGGACTTCCGCGTCTGCTATAACGGCGAATGGTATAACACCCGATTTGTTCCCGGACAGCTGCTCGAACGCATCCTGCAATCGCCTCGCGTCGGTAGTGAGCAAAAAGCTCAGCTGCAGAAAATGATCGATACTAAAGGCGAACTCTCTTTTTACGATGTGTTTTCTCTTACTCGCGCCGGTACTGCGCAATAA
- the tomB gene encoding Hha toxicity modulator TomB, whose translation MDEYSPKRHDIAQLKFLCETLYHDCLANLEESNHGWVNDPTSAVNLQLNELIEHIAAFALNYKIKYAEDNKLITQLDEYLDDTFVLFSNYGINTADLQKWRKSGNRLFRCFVNASRENPASLSC comes from the coding sequence ATGGACGAATACTCGCCAAAAAGACATGATATTGCGCAGCTTAAATTTCTCTGCGAAACCCTGTATCATGACTGTCTTGCAAACCTTGAAGAGAGCAATCATGGTTGGGTTAATGACCCTACATCGGCTGTGAATCTTCAACTAAATGAATTGATCGAGCACATTGCCGCATTCGCACTTAATTATAAAATTAAGTATGCTGAAGATAATAAACTGATTACTCAGCTTGACGAATATCTCGATGACACTTTCGTCTTGTTCAGCAACTACGGCATTAACACAGCAGATTTGCAGAAATGGCGTAAATCAGGCAATCGGTTATTCCGCTGCTTTGTGAACGCCAGCCGGGAAAACCCGGCAAGTCTTTCTTGTTAG
- a CDS encoding HHA domain-containing protein, translated as MSDKTLTKIDYLMRLRRCQTIDTLERVIEKNKYELSDNELAVFYSAADHRLAELTMNKLYDKIPPSVWKFIR; from the coding sequence ATGTCTGATAAAACATTAACCAAAATAGACTATTTGATGCGCTTACGACGCTGTCAGACAATTGATACGCTGGAGCGCGTAATTGAGAAAAATAAATATGAACTTTCTGATAATGAACTGGCGGTATTTTACTCAGCAGCCGACCATCGACTTGCTGAGCTGACTATGAATAAACTGTATGACAAAATCCCACCTTCAGTCTGGAAATTCATCCGCTAA
- the maa gene encoding maltose O-acetyltransferase, giving the protein MSEEKLKMIAGELYLAGDTTLKAERLRARQLLHRYNHSIPEEHELRKTLLAELLGHAGDAYIEPTFRCDYGYNIFLGKNFYANFDCVMLDVCPIHIGDNCMLGPGVHIYTATHPLDAVERNSGKEYGKPVVIGHNVWIGGRAAINPGVTIGDNAVIASGSVVVKDVPANAVVGGNPAKIIKMLESEKR; this is encoded by the coding sequence ATGAGTGAAGAGAAATTAAAAATGATCGCCGGTGAGTTGTATCTGGCAGGTGACACTACGTTGAAAGCCGAACGTCTGCGAGCCAGGCAGCTGCTGCACCGCTATAATCATTCAATCCCTGAAGAACATGAATTAAGAAAAACCCTGCTGGCTGAGCTGCTTGGGCACGCCGGTGACGCCTATATCGAACCCACCTTTCGCTGTGACTACGGCTACAATATTTTCCTCGGGAAAAATTTCTACGCCAACTTTGATTGCGTCATGCTGGATGTCTGCCCAATTCATATTGGCGATAACTGCATGCTGGGGCCTGGCGTACATATTTATACCGCTACGCATCCCCTTGATGCCGTCGAACGTAATAGCGGTAAAGAGTACGGCAAACCGGTGGTCATCGGCCATAACGTATGGATTGGTGGCCGTGCAGCGATCAATCCTGGCGTAACTATCGGCGATAACGCGGTGATCGCATCGGGCTCCGTAGTAGTAAAAGATGTACCAGCTAACGCTGTCGTTGGTGGAAACCCGGCAAAAATAATCAAAATGCTGGAGAGTGAAAAACGGTAA